The Rhizobium indicum genome has a segment encoding these proteins:
- a CDS encoding MGH1-like glycoside hydrolase domain-containing protein has protein sequence MLQHSTIPLMRAWNSWSNRPAEMVFLPLGVRITPVLYSTRSKTTSAIEPRRDMVRLGRHTIDGSLIELETELSGTTVAFSTTKTDPFAIRGSWNGKVSAEWGLRFWLTLAISSDGGEVVVHDAGRNITLLKVGTRFVAVATAEAPVHVTGHETIDALRADFEENGYFYTATRRSEAPLIALRFNLEMMRQGAYAAGVADSAELAIAKAQACLAADAPAAIADAQTGVFEGALDAMRDVVAWNTIWDETNARSYTAVTRIWNLGKFAVWFNDQIFAALLAGVFDADLARENMATAMAGATPQGNIACIVTSNDAWVDRSQLPFGALVVWQLYQRTGERSMIQASYEALVRNRRWWQDNRDPDGFGLLSCGTSDVGEGLYKGTAFAARNETGMDNSATHDEAIYDPVTRTLSTFDLGLNCAAALDAEMLSKMAAVLGKHDDAREFAALAERQRTLISQTLWDESRGIFANRQRRGGFVRSLSPTSFYPLLCGAATPAQAARLLEHLSDETTFGGDFVLPNATRDGPAFADNVYWRGRIWPNVNYMVWLGLRRYGFVAEASKLASQSYDLFMKNWRYDRIAAENYNAVTGEAMDQGDTDPFYIWAAMLPLMAASEIVDFDPWTGWTMGHAGRDVVLGPMVSPSGTLELVVKSGTLVMTLNGRAALKTDLRTTLSRIVFANGRVACTIAPVSEAGFIELPGLALGDVLAARINGQDINYVSGGDGIRVMIAEHAEDRRLDVYFSSSSAH, from the coding sequence ATGCTACAACATTCGACGATACCCCTGATGCGTGCCTGGAATAGCTGGTCCAACCGGCCGGCCGAAATGGTCTTCCTGCCGCTCGGCGTGCGGATCACACCGGTTCTCTATTCGACCCGCAGCAAGACGACCTCCGCGATCGAGCCGCGACGCGATATGGTTCGCCTCGGCCGTCACACCATCGACGGCTCGCTGATCGAGCTGGAGACCGAGCTCAGCGGCACGACGGTCGCCTTTTCTACGACGAAGACAGACCCCTTCGCCATCCGCGGCAGTTGGAACGGCAAGGTATCGGCCGAGTGGGGACTGCGATTCTGGCTGACGCTGGCAATCTCCTCAGATGGCGGCGAAGTGGTGGTCCATGACGCGGGCCGCAACATTACGCTGCTGAAGGTCGGAACGCGCTTCGTGGCGGTCGCGACCGCCGAGGCGCCGGTGCACGTCACCGGTCATGAGACGATCGACGCGCTGCGGGCCGACTTCGAGGAAAACGGTTATTTCTATACCGCCACCCGCAGGAGCGAAGCGCCGTTGATTGCCCTGCGTTTCAATCTCGAGATGATGCGCCAGGGCGCCTATGCCGCAGGCGTCGCCGACAGTGCCGAACTGGCGATCGCCAAGGCGCAGGCATGCCTTGCCGCCGACGCGCCAGCTGCAATCGCCGATGCGCAGACCGGCGTGTTCGAGGGCGCGCTCGACGCGATGCGCGACGTCGTCGCCTGGAACACCATCTGGGACGAAACCAACGCGCGTTCCTACACGGCGGTCACCCGGATCTGGAACCTCGGGAAATTCGCCGTCTGGTTCAACGACCAGATTTTCGCCGCCCTTCTTGCGGGCGTGTTCGACGCCGATCTGGCGCGCGAGAACATGGCGACCGCGATGGCCGGCGCAACCCCGCAGGGCAATATCGCCTGCATCGTCACCTCCAACGATGCCTGGGTCGATCGCAGCCAGCTGCCGTTCGGCGCACTGGTCGTCTGGCAGCTCTACCAGCGGACCGGCGAGCGGTCGATGATCCAGGCAAGTTACGAGGCGCTGGTGCGCAATCGGCGCTGGTGGCAGGACAACCGCGATCCGGACGGTTTCGGCCTGCTGTCCTGCGGCACCTCCGACGTGGGCGAGGGCCTCTACAAGGGGACGGCCTTTGCCGCGCGCAACGAGACCGGCATGGACAATTCCGCGACCCATGACGAGGCGATCTACGATCCCGTCACCCGGACGCTGTCGACCTTCGATCTCGGCCTCAACTGCGCGGCCGCTCTCGATGCCGAGATGCTTTCGAAAATGGCCGCCGTGCTCGGCAAGCATGACGATGCCCGCGAATTCGCCGCTCTGGCCGAGCGTCAGCGGACGCTGATCTCGCAGACGCTCTGGGACGAGAGCCGCGGCATCTTCGCCAATCGCCAGCGGCGCGGCGGTTTCGTGCGCTCGCTGTCGCCGACCAGCTTCTACCCGCTGCTGTGCGGAGCCGCGACGCCGGCGCAGGCGGCGCGTCTGCTCGAGCATCTGAGCGACGAGACAACCTTCGGCGGCGATTTCGTGCTGCCGAACGCAACGCGAGACGGTCCGGCCTTCGCCGACAACGTCTACTGGCGCGGGCGCATCTGGCCGAACGTCAACTATATGGTCTGGCTTGGCCTGCGGCGCTACGGTTTCGTGGCGGAGGCGAGCAAGCTGGCAAGCCAGAGCTACGACCTGTTCATGAAGAACTGGCGTTACGATCGCATCGCCGCCGAAAATTACAACGCGGTGACCGGCGAGGCAATGGATCAGGGCGATACCGATCCGTTCTACATCTGGGCCGCCATGCTGCCGCTGATGGCTGCCAGTGAGATCGTTGACTTCGATCCGTGGACCGGATGGACGATGGGCCATGCCGGCCGGGATGTGGTGCTCGGACCTATGGTCTCGCCGTCGGGAACGCTCGAGCTGGTCGTCAAGTCCGGAACACTGGTGATGACTTTGAACGGGCGCGCAGCACTGAAGACAGATCTGCGCACCACGCTGTCGCGCATCGTCTTCGCCAACGGGCGGGTGGCCTGCACGATTGCTCCGGTCTCCGAGGCAGGTTTCATCGAGTTGCCAGGCTTGGCATTGGGCGATGTTCTTGCCGCCCGCATCAACGGGCAGGACATCAACTATGTGTCGGGCGGCGACGGAATACGCGTCATGATTGCTGAACACGCGGAGGATCGCCGGCTCGACGTCTATTTTTCATCGTCAAGCGCTCACTAA